One genomic segment of Candidatus Macondimonas diazotrophica includes these proteins:
- the pmbA gene encoding metalloprotease PmbA, which yields MYDSTSPGSLPDLRLQLPALEAAVERALACARSGGADAVQAEIGLRVGYSVSVRSGEVETLEHERDRGLGITVYFGQRKGAASTTDLRPEAIDQTVKAACDLANHTEADPAAGLPDPGTLAWTIPELDLYHPWALTPEEAIERALAMEAAALDADPRVKSSEGAGIQTGLGISVLANSQGFRGVRCGSSHGLGLSVVTQASGQMQRDGWYESARLASRLPDAEAVGRHAAERALARLGARALSSRSVPVLFAPEVARSLIRHFVGAVSGGSLYRQMSFLQDKLGQQIMSPDLHVHEQPHLPQAMASAAFDGEGVATSPRDLVRDGLLAGYVLDSYSARRLGLRSTGNAGGVHNLAVAPTCGGGEAEMLRLLDTGLWVTELMGQGVNLVTGDYSRGAAGFWVERGQVVHAVEEVTIAGNLADLYRRIVAVGDDVDARGSIHCGSILVESMTVAGDGSGA from the coding sequence ATTTATGATTCGACTTCGCCGGGGTCGCTGCCCGACCTCCGCTTACAATTGCCCGCACTGGAGGCCGCTGTGGAGCGGGCGCTCGCCTGTGCGCGCTCGGGCGGCGCGGATGCGGTTCAGGCCGAGATCGGACTTCGAGTCGGCTATTCGGTCAGTGTCCGCAGCGGGGAAGTCGAAACCCTCGAGCACGAACGCGACCGCGGTTTGGGCATCACCGTCTATTTTGGGCAGCGCAAAGGGGCCGCGAGCACCACGGACCTGCGTCCCGAGGCGATCGACCAGACGGTGAAGGCTGCGTGCGACCTGGCGAACCATACCGAGGCCGATCCGGCAGCGGGGCTGCCCGATCCGGGGACACTGGCATGGACCATTCCCGAGCTCGATCTCTATCATCCTTGGGCGCTGACGCCGGAGGAAGCCATTGAGCGGGCGTTGGCCATGGAAGCGGCAGCCCTGGACGCCGATCCGCGGGTGAAGAGTTCTGAAGGCGCGGGAATCCAGACCGGGTTGGGGATTTCGGTTCTGGCCAACAGCCAAGGGTTTCGTGGCGTGCGGTGCGGATCCTCCCACGGCCTCGGTTTGAGTGTGGTAACGCAGGCAAGTGGGCAGATGCAGCGAGATGGGTGGTATGAAAGTGCCCGGCTTGCGAGTCGATTGCCGGATGCCGAAGCCGTTGGTCGACACGCCGCCGAGCGCGCCTTGGCGCGCCTGGGTGCGCGTGCCCTGTCATCTCGCAGCGTACCGGTACTGTTTGCGCCGGAAGTCGCTCGCAGTCTGATTCGACATTTCGTCGGTGCAGTGAGCGGCGGGTCGCTGTATCGCCAGATGAGCTTCCTGCAGGACAAGCTGGGTCAGCAAATCATGAGTCCCGACTTGCATGTGCATGAACAGCCGCACCTGCCACAGGCCATGGCCAGCGCCGCGTTTGATGGGGAAGGGGTGGCCACCAGCCCCCGGGACTTGGTTCGCGACGGTCTCCTTGCGGGCTACGTTCTGGATAGCTATTCGGCCCGCAGGTTGGGTCTGCGTTCCACGGGGAACGCCGGCGGTGTGCACAATCTCGCCGTGGCGCCGACCTGTGGGGGCGGCGAAGCTGAAATGCTGCGGTTGCTGGATACCGGCCTGTGGGTCACTGAGCTGATGGGGCAGGGCGTGAATCTCGTGACCGGGGATTATTCGCGTGGCGCCGCTGGTTTCTGGGTGGAACGCGGACAGGTCGTTCACGCCGTCGAGGAAGTCACCATTGCCGGTAATCTAGCCGACTTGTACCGGCGGATCGTGGCGGTGGGCGACGACGTGGATGCCCGCGGTAGCATCCATTGCGGCTCGATTCTCGTCGAGTCCATGACGGTTGCGGGTGACGGTTCCGGGGCCTGA
- a CDS encoding alpha/beta hydrolase, with the protein MKSVIVILVLVTLVHGLRTRLLRQRLPARNHETFEGVIEQVGESVVAYRSAGPSPHQSVIAIHGFLEDFRYFTALYRDSSLELVLVNNSGYHCPVIGWPAARASWSEVDNPYPVGSIEHDAFVFNLALTHRVTGARVRAHGHSRGGAVILEAARQNPALFRDVEVILEAPVLPAGRGHPLLELAFSAPGRYLLPFTFTLLRQIDVVRFGGFVFAPLNPRKIELLRGLYFAPRTFQVVLDNLASMRTWIARRDSALFAHIPNGTILIGARDRVLDRAAMLRSARSAGARWQVIETRGTSHFVSLDQPGAVPAFQAGESSPVLSDGGPAG; encoded by the coding sequence ATGAAAAGCGTGATTGTGATCCTGGTCTTGGTGACGCTGGTCCACGGTCTGCGAACCAGGCTGTTGCGCCAGCGGCTCCCGGCCCGCAACCATGAAACCTTCGAGGGTGTGATCGAGCAGGTTGGCGAGTCCGTTGTCGCCTACCGATCGGCCGGGCCCTCGCCGCACCAGAGCGTCATTGCGATCCATGGATTTCTTGAGGATTTTCGCTATTTCACCGCACTGTATCGCGATTCCTCGCTTGAACTGGTGCTGGTCAACAACAGCGGCTATCACTGCCCGGTCATCGGTTGGCCTGCAGCGCGCGCATCTTGGAGCGAGGTGGACAACCCCTATCCTGTGGGCAGCATCGAACATGATGCCTTTGTGTTCAACCTTGCCTTGACCCATCGGGTGACCGGCGCCCGCGTGCGCGCCCACGGCCATTCTCGCGGCGGGGCCGTGATTCTGGAAGCGGCGCGGCAGAATCCGGCGCTTTTCCGGGATGTCGAGGTGATCCTCGAGGCTCCGGTTCTGCCGGCTGGCAGGGGACATCCGCTGTTGGAGCTGGCTTTCTCGGCGCCGGGACGGTATCTGCTGCCCTTTACGTTCACCCTGCTCCGGCAGATCGACGTGGTGCGCTTCGGCGGGTTCGTCTTTGCGCCCTTGAATCCGCGCAAGATCGAGCTGTTGCGTGGCCTGTATTTCGCTCCCCGAACCTTTCAGGTGGTCCTGGACAACCTGGCCTCGATGCGAACATGGATCGCACGCCGCGATTCGGCCCTATTTGCCCACATCCCCAACGGAACCATCCTGATCGGCGCACGTGATCGGGTTCTCGATCGCGCCGCGATGCTCCGCAGTGCCCGCAGTGCGGGTGCCCGCTGGCAGGTCATCGAAACGCGGGGGACCAGTCACTTCGTCTCGCTGGATCAGCCGGGCGCAGTGCCCGCCTTCCAGGCAGGTGAATCGTCGCCGGTTCTGTCCGATGGTGGCCCGGCCGGCTGA
- a CDS encoding PQQ-binding-like beta-propeller repeat protein, producing MKPHFKWLLLAATLVLAGVVIYGWVDLHAAPVCQGDDAIADPQAPIVLSGWGFDPANTRAVPEEAQGLRPQHLSRLGMQWAFRFPWWTNKARSQPALTTDTLYVGSQRGWVYALNRWTGCVRWKSFIGAEVRTAMTLGAPHPGGERLLYFGDFAGNVHALDPATGARRWKVSADAHRLATITGAPTLYAGRLFVPVSSIEVAVPAFPLYPCCTFRGSVHAFDAASGASLWQTFTAEVPEPRGRNALFIRRWGPSGAPIWSAPTIDIARGRLYVGTGENYSQPTNAFSDAVLALDLEDGRILWSRQFTAKDAWNMSCILPGGINCPESAGRDLDFGASPVLVRGADGRDVLVAGQKSGMVYGIDPADGAVRWSRRLGRGGPLGGVHWGLAARDGVVFVPISDYLNPIPGLKAPQPEDPTLPKMPGLYALEAATGELRWATAVRPTCADSAACYPGLSAAVTALSDLVLAATLDGRLQAYDIATGKLRWESATAREFQAVDGRSAQGGAIDAGGAIVAGHQVILNSGYGLFSQAPGNVLLVYGATDRSPSGHDSGNPE from the coding sequence ATGAAACCCCATTTCAAATGGCTGCTATTGGCGGCGACCCTGGTACTGGCCGGCGTCGTTATCTACGGGTGGGTCGATCTTCACGCCGCGCCGGTGTGTCAGGGTGATGATGCGATCGCTGATCCGCAGGCGCCCATTGTCCTGAGTGGTTGGGGCTTCGATCCGGCCAACACACGGGCGGTACCGGAGGAGGCCCAGGGCCTTCGGCCCCAACACCTGTCCCGGCTCGGTATGCAATGGGCCTTTCGTTTCCCGTGGTGGACCAACAAGGCACGCTCACAGCCTGCATTGACGACGGACACACTTTACGTGGGCAGTCAGCGAGGGTGGGTCTATGCACTCAATCGCTGGACCGGTTGCGTCCGCTGGAAATCCTTCATCGGCGCTGAGGTGCGCACAGCGATGACCCTTGGCGCGCCACACCCTGGCGGCGAGCGGTTGCTGTATTTCGGTGACTTCGCCGGTAATGTGCATGCGCTGGATCCGGCGACGGGCGCGCGACGCTGGAAGGTTTCGGCCGACGCGCATCGTCTGGCCACGATAACCGGTGCGCCGACCCTGTATGCGGGGCGGTTGTTTGTGCCGGTCTCTTCCATTGAAGTCGCAGTGCCCGCCTTTCCGCTCTATCCATGCTGCACGTTCCGCGGGTCAGTTCATGCCTTCGACGCCGCATCAGGTGCGAGCCTCTGGCAGACCTTCACCGCCGAGGTGCCAGAGCCTCGCGGTCGCAATGCGCTGTTCATCCGGCGCTGGGGCCCATCCGGCGCACCGATCTGGAGCGCACCGACCATCGATATCGCGCGCGGTCGGCTCTATGTCGGGACCGGGGAAAACTACAGCCAGCCCACCAATGCGTTCAGCGATGCCGTTTTGGCGCTAGATCTCGAGGACGGCCGCATCCTGTGGTCACGCCAGTTCACGGCAAAGGATGCGTGGAACATGAGCTGCATTCTGCCGGGCGGCATCAACTGTCCTGAAAGCGCTGGCCGCGATCTCGACTTTGGCGCCTCGCCGGTGCTGGTTCGGGGTGCCGACGGCCGCGACGTGCTCGTGGCAGGTCAGAAATCGGGCATGGTCTATGGCATCGATCCCGCAGATGGCGCTGTGCGCTGGTCACGCCGACTCGGTCGCGGTGGACCGCTGGGTGGCGTGCACTGGGGGCTCGCGGCGCGCGACGGCGTAGTGTTCGTGCCGATCTCCGATTACCTGAACCCCATCCCCGGCTTGAAGGCGCCACAGCCGGAGGATCCTACGCTTCCCAAGATGCCGGGACTCTACGCGCTGGAGGCCGCCACGGGCGAATTGCGCTGGGCCACCGCGGTCCGGCCCACGTGCGCGGACTCGGCGGCGTGCTACCCGGGGCTCTCGGCAGCCGTGACCGCGCTGTCGGATCTGGTCCTGGCGGCCACCCTTGATGGGCGATTGCAGGCCTATGACATCGCGACCGGCAAATTGCGCTGGGAAAGTGCCACCGCCCGAGAGTTCCAGGCGGTGGATGGCCGGTCGGCTCAAGGGGGAGCGATCGATGCCGGCGGGGCGATCGTGGCCGGACATCAGGTCATCCTCAACTCGGGCTACGGCCTGTTCAGTCAGGCGCCGGGGAATGTTCTTCTCGTCTATGGTGCGACCGATCGATCTCCATCAGGCCATGATTCCGGGAACCCGGAGTGA
- a CDS encoding metal-dependent hydrolase produces the protein MFHGSDPLDAIGTVQAPGRDSYRRNSIGGRPDVADRRMSSTNGRFLKRSTAQGALQVRGGIGKSPFSGESEMLTGSSVKLRIGGVCGIYNQSVSVAGERDRLREAFGPNNERKHPDRQAAIRGRRIMDMLSSTQQASPPEEHTIEPRPIRFNITDASPRYWFANDPFRTQFFNALFTTFPPGENFFVRSVVHYRDRIRDPLLLKQINAFAGQEGTHANAHQDHLDILSRQGYTSLERENRYIIDPFLKLANRIAPRFALALTVALEHFTAMLAHQSIARSDLFRDLAHEDFKPLMEWHAAEEIEHKAVAFDVYQQVDGSYRRRIGAMIGATFFMVVLLVPMRMTPLLYRDGVLFNWRTWRDGLSFLYGRQGIFRMPWNHYKQFYRRDFHPWDVQDFDLIRPFRDEYQSGLWLEASRLKRTG, from the coding sequence ATGTTCCATGGCTCAGACCCCCTCGACGCCATCGGTACGGTTCAGGCGCCTGGAAGGGATTCGTACCGGCGCAATAGTATTGGTGGACGGCCGGACGTTGCCGATCGGCGAATGTCCAGTACAAACGGACGCTTCCTCAAGCGAAGTACAGCGCAAGGTGCCTTGCAAGTCCGCGGTGGCATTGGGAAATCGCCTTTTTCGGGGGAAAGCGAAATGCTTACAGGAAGTTCAGTCAAGCTCAGGATCGGAGGCGTTTGTGGCATCTACAATCAGTCAGTAAGCGTCGCGGGAGAAAGGGATCGCCTGCGGGAAGCGTTCGGGCCAAATAATGAACGTAAGCATCCTGATCGCCAAGCAGCCATCAGGGGGAGGAGGATCATGGACATGCTGTCTTCGACACAACAGGCTTCGCCGCCAGAGGAGCACACCATAGAGCCCCGGCCGATACGATTCAACATCACCGATGCCAGCCCGCGATATTGGTTTGCCAACGACCCATTCCGAACGCAGTTTTTCAATGCACTCTTCACGACCTTTCCCCCGGGGGAGAATTTCTTCGTCCGCAGCGTGGTGCATTATCGTGACCGTATCCGCGATCCCTTGCTGCTGAAACAGATCAATGCCTTTGCGGGGCAGGAAGGCACGCACGCGAACGCTCACCAGGATCACCTGGATATTCTCTCCCGTCAGGGGTACACCAGCCTGGAGCGAGAAAATCGCTACATCATCGATCCGTTTCTCAAATTGGCCAACCGGATCGCTCCCAGGTTTGCGCTGGCGCTGACGGTTGCGCTGGAGCATTTCACGGCCATGCTGGCCCATCAGTCCATCGCGCGTTCGGATCTGTTCCGCGATCTGGCCCATGAAGACTTCAAGCCGCTGATGGAATGGCACGCTGCCGAGGAGATCGAGCACAAGGCCGTGGCTTTCGATGTTTATCAGCAGGTCGATGGCAGTTATCGGCGGCGCATCGGCGCAATGATCGGGGCGACGTTCTTCATGGTGGTGCTGTTGGTGCCGATGCGCATGACCCCCTTGCTGTACCGGGACGGCGTGCTGTTCAACTGGCGCACCTGGCGCGATGGTCTGTCGTTCCTCTATGGCAGACAAGGCATCTTCCGCATGCCGTGGAATCATTACAAACAGTTTTACCGGCGCGACTTTCACCCTTGGGACGTGCAGGATTTCGATCTGATTCGTCCCTTCCGTGATGAGTATCAAAGTGGACTATGGTTGGAGGCGAGTCGGCTCAAGCGCACGGGGTGA
- a CDS encoding acetyl-CoA acetyltransferase: MAYDSRYLRGKAAIVGAADEVSPTGELHLSERELEVKVIHAALEDAGLKLSDVDGLFCTGMMMPSMELAEHLGIRPRYTDSTMTGGSSFEVHVEHAAAAIALGLCEVAVSVYAQTPRSKGGLTGGMAAMMNAFDRKNPPPFLEWEMPAGLMLPAGAYALAASRHQHLYGTTSEQLAQIAVSTRKWAEMNPRARYQDPMTIEDVLNSPLVCDPLHRYDCCLVTDGAGAVVITSAERARHLKKKPVYVLGAGTHHDHAMMVSEMPELTVTPGAVSAPKAFDMAGVAPKDIDLVMTYDSFTITVLMSLEDMGFCPKGEGGRFVEDGKLGPGGALPTNTNGGGLSYTHPGMYGMFLLVEATKQLRGECGPRQVPDAKLAVAHGVGGVLSACSTVVLGTEETL; encoded by the coding sequence ATGGCCTACGATTCTAGGTATCTGCGCGGCAAGGCGGCAATCGTCGGCGCCGCAGACGAGGTTTCGCCGACCGGCGAGCTTCATCTGAGCGAGCGGGAGCTCGAAGTCAAAGTCATCCATGCTGCGTTGGAAGACGCCGGACTCAAGCTGTCCGATGTGGATGGCCTGTTCTGCACCGGCATGATGATGCCGAGCATGGAATTGGCGGAGCATCTGGGCATTCGCCCGCGCTACACCGACAGCACCATGACCGGAGGCTCGAGCTTCGAGGTCCACGTGGAGCATGCGGCTGCGGCGATCGCCCTCGGCCTGTGCGAAGTCGCGGTCTCGGTCTATGCCCAGACGCCGCGTTCCAAGGGCGGACTGACCGGCGGCATGGCGGCCATGATGAACGCCTTCGACCGCAAGAACCCGCCCCCCTTCCTGGAATGGGAAATGCCGGCCGGCCTCATGCTTCCCGCAGGCGCCTATGCCCTGGCCGCCAGCCGCCACCAGCATCTGTACGGCACGACATCCGAGCAGCTAGCGCAGATTGCCGTGTCCACCCGCAAGTGGGCGGAAATGAATCCCCGCGCGCGCTATCAGGATCCCATGACCATTGAGGATGTTCTGAACTCCCCCTTGGTCTGTGACCCGCTGCACCGCTATGACTGCTGTCTCGTCACCGACGGTGCCGGCGCGGTCGTCATCACCAGCGCCGAACGCGCCCGTCATCTGAAGAAAAAGCCCGTCTACGTGCTGGGCGCCGGCACGCACCACGATCACGCCATGATGGTCTCGGAAATGCCGGAACTCACCGTGACTCCGGGTGCCGTCTCCGCACCGAAGGCCTTCGACATGGCCGGTGTGGCCCCCAAGGACATCGATCTGGTGATGACCTATGATTCCTTCACCATCACCGTGCTGATGTCGCTGGAAGACATGGGTTTCTGTCCAAAAGGCGAAGGCGGTCGCTTCGTAGAGGACGGCAAGCTCGGCCCCGGCGGCGCACTGCCGACCAACACCAACGGCGGCGGCCTTTCGTACACCCATCCGGGGATGTACGGCATGTTCCTGTTGGTCGAAGCCACCAAACAGCTGCGCGGCGAATGTGGTCCCCGGCAGGTGCCCGATGCCAAGCTGGCCGTGGCGCACGGCGTGGGCGGAGTCCTGTCCGCCTGCTCCACTGTGGTCCTGGGTACGGAGGAAACGCTATGA
- a CDS encoding flavin-containing monooxygenase has translation MEHFDILIVGAGLSGIGAGARMNEQCPRKSYAILEGRQAIGGTWDLFRYPGLRSDSDMYTLGFPFRPWNHRQAIAPGELIRDYIRETAQEHQVDRHVRFGHAVRHASWSSKDACWTVEAQVQGEVIRYTCNFLYMCSGYYRYDGGYMPQFPGHERFGGTLLHPQQWPEDLDYSGKRIVVIGSGATAVTLVPALAEKAAHVTMLQRSPTYVIGLPDWDPLTEALRVLLPGRIGSAVNRFKNVWLATLFFQISRRWPKLIRKALRLHMRHQLGNACNVDVHFNPQYNPWEERLCIAANNDLFKAIRSGRTEVVTDHIEGFTETGIHLKSGRTLEADIIVSATGLDLVPLGGVTFSLDGQPWEPGRSITYKGMMFKDVPNLAQATGYTNASWTLKCDLTSLYVCRLINHMDRNGYRFCAPHNTDPDLTELPFVDFSSGYIQRAIDKFPKQGSKAPWKLYQNYARDIVSLKFGALEDGVMRFTDDGATLPGTASSTVPGS, from the coding sequence ATGGAACATTTCGATATTCTGATCGTCGGCGCCGGCCTGTCGGGCATCGGCGCGGGCGCACGCATGAACGAGCAGTGTCCGCGGAAGTCCTATGCGATCCTGGAAGGACGCCAGGCGATCGGCGGCACATGGGATCTGTTTCGCTATCCGGGCTTGCGGTCGGACTCGGACATGTACACGCTGGGCTTTCCGTTCCGTCCCTGGAACCATCGTCAGGCCATTGCGCCGGGCGAATTGATCCGCGACTACATCCGCGAAACAGCCCAGGAACACCAAGTGGACCGCCACGTCCGCTTCGGTCATGCGGTCAGGCATGCCAGCTGGTCGAGCAAGGATGCCTGCTGGACTGTCGAAGCTCAGGTGCAAGGCGAAGTCATCCGCTATACCTGCAACTTTCTCTATATGTGCAGCGGCTACTATCGCTACGACGGCGGCTACATGCCACAGTTTCCCGGTCATGAGCGCTTTGGAGGAACATTGCTCCATCCGCAGCAATGGCCGGAGGATCTGGACTACTCGGGCAAGCGCATCGTCGTCATCGGCAGCGGCGCCACAGCCGTCACGCTTGTGCCGGCGCTGGCGGAAAAGGCGGCCCACGTCACCATGCTGCAACGCTCGCCCACTTATGTCATCGGACTGCCCGACTGGGATCCGCTGACTGAGGCCCTGCGCGTGCTGCTGCCCGGCCGAATCGGGTCTGCCGTCAACCGGTTCAAGAACGTATGGCTGGCAACCTTGTTCTTTCAGATCTCCAGACGCTGGCCCAAACTCATTCGCAAAGCGCTTCGCCTGCACATGCGGCATCAACTGGGCAATGCCTGCAATGTCGACGTGCACTTCAACCCGCAATACAACCCTTGGGAAGAACGGCTGTGCATCGCTGCCAACAACGACCTGTTCAAGGCGATTCGGTCGGGTCGCACGGAAGTGGTCACCGACCATATCGAAGGCTTCACCGAAACCGGCATCCATCTCAAGTCGGGCCGGACGCTCGAGGCCGATATCATCGTCTCAGCCACCGGACTCGATCTCGTTCCCCTCGGTGGCGTAACGTTCAGTCTTGATGGACAACCCTGGGAACCGGGTCGGAGCATCACCTACAAGGGCATGATGTTCAAGGACGTCCCCAACCTCGCCCAAGCCACCGGATACACCAACGCATCCTGGACACTCAAGTGCGACCTCACCAGTCTCTACGTCTGCCGACTGATCAACCACATGGACCGGAATGGCTACCGGTTCTGCGCACCGCACAATACCGATCCGGACCTGACTGAACTGCCCTTCGTGGACTTTTCCTCGGGCTACATCCAGCGCGCCATCGACAAGTTTCCCAAACAAGGCTCCAAAGCGCCCTGGAAACTCTATCAGAACTACGCGCGCGACATCGTAAGTCTGAAGTTTGGCGCCCTTGAGGATGGCGTGATGCGATTTACGGACGACGGCGCAACGCTTCCCGGGACCGCGTCCAGCACGGTGCCCGGCTCCTGA
- the maiA gene encoding maleylacetoacetate isomerase, with product MELYTYHRSVAAHRVRIVLNIKGLSCEYRFVDIAGDKLQRYQFRALNPQGLAPVLVDEGHVITQSMAIMEYLEERWPTRAVLPKDIPGRARVRALAQLFISDIQPLHNLRVLRYLRKQHGQDDAQVAQWSAHWIAEGLAAVEHLLGSSTETGAYCHGDHPTLADACLVPEVHEAIEQGVDLSEFPLVRQVYATCMTLAAFQAAAPETQRDASGLPETSWV from the coding sequence ATGGAACTTTATACCTATCACCGCAGTGTTGCTGCGCATCGCGTCCGGATCGTCCTGAATATCAAAGGTCTTTCCTGCGAGTACCGATTTGTCGACATTGCCGGCGACAAGCTGCAGCGTTACCAATTCCGGGCGCTAAATCCGCAAGGGCTGGCGCCGGTACTTGTGGATGAAGGTCACGTCATTACCCAGTCCATGGCCATCATGGAGTATCTGGAAGAGCGTTGGCCGACGCGTGCCGTGCTACCCAAGGACATTCCCGGTCGGGCGCGGGTGCGGGCGCTGGCCCAGCTGTTCATCTCGGATATCCAGCCGCTGCACAACCTGCGCGTGTTGCGCTATCTGCGCAAGCAGCATGGGCAGGACGACGCTCAGGTCGCGCAGTGGTCGGCGCACTGGATCGCAGAAGGCCTGGCGGCCGTGGAGCACCTGCTCGGCAGCAGCACTGAGACCGGTGCCTATTGCCACGGCGATCACCCGACGCTGGCTGATGCCTGTCTGGTACCAGAAGTGCATGAAGCCATCGAGCAGGGCGTCGATCTCTCCGAATTCCCCCTGGTGCGGCAGGTGTATGCCACGTGCATGACGCTGGCCGCGTTCCAGGCCGCTGCGCCGGAAACCCAGCGGGATGCGTCTGGTCTCCCGGAGACGAGCTGGGTATGA